One part of the Nocardioides zeae genome encodes these proteins:
- a CDS encoding FecCD family ABC transporter permease: protein MRALALTVGAALAVVALVAAHLFVGRSALAPGDVAAALLGHAREPAHEIIVLRFRLPRVLVGLAAGALLATSGVLVQAVVRNPLAEPATTGVGSGAALAVVVSLLVAPGHPYVALAALVGALVAGGLLYLLGRRSLALTGILLGAVFGALTSFALVLDSAPMGTVLRWLVGSLNARTTGDWEAVAPWLLTVPLAWLLASRMNAWALGETTAVGLGVRRVLTPAAVLGVAVLAAAAAVTAAGAVAFVGLVAPHAARMLVGADHRRLVPAAAVLGALLLSAADLVAFAVSLELPGARPDVAGVPVGAVTALLGAPLLVHLVRRSARPTLQERG from the coding sequence ATGAGGGCGCTCGCGCTGACCGTCGGCGCCGCCCTGGCCGTCGTGGCGCTCGTCGCGGCGCACCTGTTCGTCGGGCGCTCCGCGCTCGCACCCGGGGACGTGGCCGCGGCCCTGCTCGGCCACGCGCGGGAGCCGGCGCACGAGATCATCGTGCTCCGCTTCCGGCTGCCCCGCGTGCTCGTCGGGCTCGCGGCGGGCGCCCTCCTCGCGACGTCGGGCGTGCTCGTGCAGGCCGTCGTGCGCAACCCGCTCGCCGAGCCCGCGACCACGGGCGTCGGCTCGGGCGCCGCGCTCGCCGTCGTGGTGAGCCTGCTGGTGGCGCCGGGGCACCCCTACGTCGCGCTCGCGGCCCTCGTCGGCGCCCTGGTCGCCGGCGGTCTGCTCTACCTGCTGGGGCGGCGGTCCCTCGCGCTGACCGGCATCCTGCTCGGCGCCGTGTTCGGGGCCCTCACGTCCTTCGCGCTCGTCCTCGACTCCGCCCCCATGGGGACCGTGCTCCGCTGGCTCGTCGGGTCGCTCAACGCCCGCACCACCGGGGACTGGGAGGCGGTCGCACCGTGGCTGCTGACGGTCCCGCTCGCGTGGCTGCTGGCCTCCCGCATGAACGCGTGGGCGCTCGGGGAGACGACGGCGGTGGGTCTCGGCGTACGCCGCGTGCTCACCCCCGCGGCCGTCCTCGGCGTCGCCGTGCTCGCCGCCGCAGCGGCCGTCACCGCTGCCGGGGCGGTCGCGTTCGTCGGTCTCGTCGCGCCCCACGCCGCCCGGATGCTCGTCGGCGCCGACCACCGGCGGCTGGTGCCCGCCGCCGCCGTGCTGGGCGCGCTGCTGCTGTCGGCGGCGGACCTCGTCGCGTTCGCCGTGTCCCTCGAGCTGCCCGGTGCCCGCCCCGACGTGGCGGGCGTGCCCGTCGGCGCGGTGACGGCGCTCCTCGGAGCGCCCCTGCTCGTCCACCTGGTGCGCCGCAGCGCGCGCCCGACCCTCCAGGAGCGCGGATGA
- a CDS encoding YcaO-like family protein, whose protein sequence is MAAALTASPVPPLALDDLVDPLLGLVRELHPVDRLDGMPAAYVGLTAAVADSRTHGAWPSDLVSLGTTFGDLEGARVAAIGEAVERYCGNYVPAGLRRASAAELRAEGRRLLGPDDLRWFADWQHARAGFPYARFTDDVEIAWVAGTGDGGGEVLVPASWVHLNWRTGERRGDPFLHHLNYAGIATGQGLDDAARRGLLELVERDSLSLWWHLDLPARGIDVASVPGLADHLAGSRLQVHLLELPSWFGVPVVAALVRDPVTGIAAGGFSAKLDPVETATKAVLEAVHSWVFTRGLLDADGWVFGSMDAGVLSRGLYLEHRADRSYLDAAGSAQEHVRDLGAQAQVWLDPRVQAQLGPRFTDPGETVGIDALPVGTEAGMRSALAAAGHEVVVCDLTTPDVALTPLRVARVCARGLVPNAPAAFAYYGLPRWAEVAATTPNRHGRRVDVTDPGQLLLLPPPSL, encoded by the coding sequence ATGGCCGCAGCACTGACCGCGTCCCCCGTCCCGCCGCTCGCCCTCGACGACCTCGTCGACCCGCTCCTGGGACTCGTCCGCGAGCTGCACCCGGTGGACCGGCTGGACGGCATGCCCGCGGCGTACGTCGGCCTGACCGCCGCCGTCGCCGACTCCCGCACCCACGGCGCCTGGCCGAGCGACCTCGTGTCGCTCGGCACGACCTTCGGCGACCTCGAGGGCGCCCGGGTCGCGGCGATCGGGGAGGCGGTGGAGCGCTACTGCGGCAACTACGTGCCCGCCGGTCTCCGGCGGGCGAGCGCGGCCGAGCTGCGCGCCGAGGGGCGGCGGCTGCTCGGCCCCGACGACCTGCGCTGGTTCGCGGACTGGCAGCACGCGCGGGCGGGGTTCCCCTACGCCCGGTTCACCGACGACGTCGAGATCGCGTGGGTCGCGGGCACGGGCGACGGTGGGGGCGAGGTTCTCGTCCCGGCGTCGTGGGTGCACCTCAACTGGCGCACCGGCGAGCGGCGGGGCGACCCGTTCCTGCACCACCTCAACTACGCGGGGATCGCCACCGGCCAGGGGCTCGACGACGCCGCGCGGCGCGGGCTGCTGGAGCTGGTCGAGCGCGACTCCCTGTCGCTGTGGTGGCACCTCGACCTGCCGGCCCGCGGGATCGACGTCGCGAGCGTGCCGGGGCTCGCGGACCACCTCGCCGGGTCGCGGCTGCAGGTGCACCTGCTGGAGCTGCCGTCGTGGTTCGGTGTGCCGGTCGTCGCGGCCCTCGTGCGCGACCCCGTCACGGGCATCGCCGCCGGCGGCTTCTCGGCCAAGCTCGACCCGGTCGAGACGGCCACGAAGGCGGTGCTCGAGGCGGTGCACAGCTGGGTCTTCACCCGCGGTCTCCTCGACGCCGACGGCTGGGTCTTCGGGTCGATGGACGCGGGGGTGCTGTCGCGGGGTCTCTACCTCGAGCACCGGGCGGACCGCTCCTACCTCGACGCCGCGGGGTCGGCGCAGGAGCACGTGCGCGACCTCGGCGCGCAGGCGCAGGTGTGGCTCGACCCGCGGGTGCAGGCGCAGCTCGGGCCGCGCTTCACCGACCCGGGGGAGACGGTCGGCATCGACGCGCTGCCGGTCGGGACCGAGGCGGGGATGCGGTCGGCGCTCGCCGCCGCCGGGCACGAGGTCGTGGTCTGCGACCTGACGACGCCGGACGTGGCGCTCACCCCGCTGCGGGTCGCGCGGGTCTGCGCGCGGGGACTGGTGCCCAACGCGCCCGCCGCGTTCGCCTACTACGGGTTGCCGCGGTGGGCCGAGGTCGCTGCCACCACGCCGAACCGGCACGGACGGCGGGTCGACGTCACCGACCCCGGCCAGCTGCTCCTGCTGCCCCCGCCCAGCCTGTGA
- the amiA gene encoding streptamidine family RiPP gives MNEFFSPVPARAALATHSAGHSNALVENPFDEVETVEAEGDR, from the coding sequence ATGAACGAGTTCTTCAGCCCCGTCCCCGCCCGCGCCGCCCTGGCGACGCACTCCGCCGGTCACAGCAACGCGCTCGTCGAGAACCCGTTCGACGAGGTCGAGACCGTCGAGGCCGAGGGCGACCGCTGA
- a CDS encoding FecCD family ABC transporter permease: MAATLVVLVVAALCLGEPRLGPAAVLDALRDPAHPQHVAVTEARLPRAVLGVLAGLGLAVAGLLMQDALHNQVAGPELLGVSSGAAVVTAAVVVLALPVPLAALPYLALVGALVAGVLVLLAIGGSTRDPDQVVLVGAAVSAACAGLVVAIVGLGTEGNVVVLFRYLLGSLAARGWDHVEVVLPWVVVGVAVAVLLRRRVGALALGDVAATGLGVPVVRTRLTALTVAAALAAAVASVCGPVAYVALLAPHVARRLLGSTSTARVLGLSGLVGAVLLVAADLGSRLVLYPVELPVGVATTLVGVPALVWTLARSRDAR, translated from the coding sequence GTGGCCGCCACGCTCGTCGTGCTCGTGGTCGCCGCCCTGTGCCTCGGCGAGCCGCGGCTGGGCCCGGCCGCCGTGCTCGACGCCCTGCGCGACCCGGCGCACCCGCAGCACGTGGCGGTCACCGAGGCCCGGCTGCCGCGCGCCGTGCTCGGGGTCCTCGCCGGTCTGGGGCTGGCGGTCGCCGGGCTGCTCATGCAGGACGCGCTCCACAACCAGGTCGCCGGTCCCGAGCTGCTCGGGGTGTCCTCCGGCGCCGCCGTCGTCACCGCGGCCGTCGTGGTGCTGGCCCTGCCGGTGCCCCTCGCGGCGCTGCCCTACCTGGCGCTGGTCGGCGCGCTCGTCGCCGGCGTGCTCGTGCTGCTCGCGATCGGCGGCAGCACCCGCGACCCCGACCAGGTCGTGCTCGTCGGCGCCGCCGTCTCGGCCGCCTGCGCCGGCCTCGTCGTGGCGATCGTGGGGCTCGGCACCGAGGGCAACGTCGTGGTGCTGTTCCGCTACCTCCTCGGCAGCCTCGCCGCCCGCGGCTGGGACCACGTCGAGGTCGTGCTGCCGTGGGTCGTCGTCGGCGTCGCGGTCGCCGTCCTGCTGCGCCGCCGCGTCGGCGCGCTGGCGCTCGGGGACGTCGCGGCGACGGGCCTCGGCGTACCCGTCGTCCGCACCCGCCTCACCGCCCTCACCGTGGCGGCCGCGCTCGCGGCCGCGGTGGCGAGCGTCTGCGGACCGGTGGCGTACGTCGCGCTCCTGGCCCCCCACGTCGCCCGGCGCCTGCTCGGCAGCACGAGCACGGCGCGCGTCCTCGGACTGAGCGGCCTCGTCGGCGCGGTGCTGCTCGTGGCGGCCGACCTCGGGTCGCGCCTCGTGCTCTACCCCGTCGAGCTGCCGGTGGGCGTGGCCACGACGCTCGTCGGCGTACCCGCCCTCGTCTGGACCCTCGCCCGCTCCCGGGACGCGCGATGA
- a CDS encoding ABC transporter substrate-binding protein produces MRNPRPSRRTRTTRSARPVRPSRSLAVAGVLALGAGVLGGCASDSSDAASGSSGGAEAGPVSATDATGVEVTLDAPAERIACLTMICVDALTEVGITPVAYRDQLALDERYAGPDADMREITGGFGEENVEDIALAAPDLVIGLAGAQDGLREAVEEIAPLYLVDPTSWEESLDVLRTVGDLTGTSEQADAAADAFTERVEQAAEHRSDLTTLSMFGEPGSLGVDSVATPVGSLLAEVSDYPWEAGADPFATVAVEQIAAVDPDVVFAQAFSASSDSEPLSERLASDPQWAQLTAARDDRVVEVEASVWATGRGTISLGIVLDQVEDELGIEH; encoded by the coding sequence ATGCGCAACCCGCGTCCGTCACGCCGCACCCGCACCACCCGCTCCGCTCGTCCCGTCCGACCCTCCCGGAGCCTCGCCGTCGCCGGCGTCCTCGCCCTCGGCGCGGGGGTGCTCGGGGGCTGTGCGAGCGACTCCTCCGACGCCGCCTCCGGGTCGTCGGGCGGGGCGGAGGCCGGCCCCGTCAGCGCCACCGACGCCACCGGCGTGGAGGTCACCCTCGACGCCCCCGCCGAGCGCATCGCCTGCCTCACCATGATCTGCGTCGATGCGCTCACCGAGGTGGGCATCACGCCGGTCGCCTACCGCGACCAGCTGGCGCTCGACGAGCGGTACGCCGGGCCCGACGCCGACATGCGCGAGATCACCGGCGGCTTCGGCGAGGAGAACGTCGAGGACATCGCCCTCGCCGCTCCCGACCTCGTGATCGGACTCGCCGGCGCCCAGGACGGCCTGCGGGAGGCGGTCGAGGAGATCGCGCCGCTCTACCTCGTCGACCCGACCTCGTGGGAGGAGTCCCTCGACGTCCTGCGGACCGTCGGTGACCTGACCGGCACCTCGGAGCAGGCCGACGCGGCCGCCGACGCCTTCACGGAGCGGGTCGAGCAGGCCGCCGAGCACCGCTCGGACCTGACCACGCTCTCGATGTTCGGCGAGCCCGGCTCGCTGGGGGTCGACTCCGTCGCGACCCCGGTGGGCTCGCTGCTGGCCGAGGTGAGCGACTACCCGTGGGAGGCGGGCGCCGACCCGTTCGCCACCGTCGCCGTCGAGCAGATCGCCGCCGTGGACCCCGACGTCGTCTTCGCGCAGGCGTTCTCGGCCTCGAGCGACTCCGAGCCGCTGTCGGAGCGTCTCGCCAGCGACCCCCAGTGGGCGCAGCTGACGGCCGCTCGCGACGACCGGGTCGTCGAGGTCGAGGCGTCCGTGTGGGCGACCGGCCGCGGCACGATCTCGCTCGGCATCGTGCTCGACCAGGTCGAGGACGAGCTCGGCATCGAGCACTGA
- a CDS encoding helix-turn-helix transcriptional regulator has translation MRNHIAEHRTWRGWTQQDLAQQLGVSRQTIISIERGRHDPALALAFRLAALFETSVDALFEPDAGNAGD, from the coding sequence ATGCGCAACCACATCGCCGAGCACCGCACCTGGCGCGGCTGGACCCAGCAGGACCTGGCGCAGCAGCTGGGCGTCTCGCGCCAGACGATCATCTCGATCGAGCGGGGCCGTCACGATCCCGCGCTGGCGCTGGCCTTCCGGCTGGCGGCGCTGTTCGAGACATCGGTCGACGCCCTGTTCGAGCCGGACGCGGGGAACGCCGGCGACTGA
- a CDS encoding ABC transporter ATP-binding protein has product MTTSLPPVLAADRITVAYRRAAVLDALSLQVEAGTATALVGPNGSGKSTLLAALARVLAPRSGAVLLDGTPLGDLPTRAVARRLALLPQTSLAPPGATVRELVEQGRYPQRGPWAMLRRTDDAAMERALERTGVAHLADRRLATLSGGERQRAWIAMALAQETDVLLLDEPTTYLDVRHQLDLMRLVGRLRDEGMTIVMVLHDLNQAARYAERIVALRDGAIVADGDPATVVTPALLRDVFEIDAVVVPDPVSGRPHFVER; this is encoded by the coding sequence ATGACGACGTCCCTCCCCCCGGTGCTGGCCGCCGACCGGATCACGGTCGCCTACCGCCGCGCGGCCGTGCTCGACGCCCTGTCGCTGCAGGTCGAGGCGGGCACCGCCACGGCGCTCGTCGGGCCCAACGGCTCGGGGAAGTCGACCCTCCTCGCGGCGCTCGCCCGGGTGCTGGCGCCCCGGTCGGGCGCGGTGCTGCTGGACGGCACGCCGCTCGGCGACCTCCCCACCCGCGCCGTGGCGCGGCGGCTCGCGCTGCTGCCGCAGACGTCGCTGGCACCGCCCGGGGCGACGGTGCGGGAGCTGGTCGAGCAGGGGCGGTACCCGCAGCGGGGCCCCTGGGCGATGCTGCGCCGCACCGACGACGCCGCCATGGAGCGCGCCCTCGAGCGCACCGGCGTCGCGCACCTCGCCGACCGGCGGCTCGCGACCCTGTCGGGCGGCGAGCGCCAGCGCGCGTGGATCGCGATGGCACTCGCGCAGGAGACGGACGTGCTGCTGCTGGACGAGCCGACCACCTACCTCGACGTGCGCCACCAGCTCGACCTCATGCGCCTCGTCGGTCGGCTCCGCGACGAGGGCATGACGATCGTGATGGTGCTGCACGACCTCAACCAGGCGGCCCGCTACGCCGAGCGGATCGTCGCGCTGCGCGACGGGGCGATCGTCGCCGACGGCGACCCCGCGACGGTCGTGACGCCGGCGCTCCTGCGCGACGTCTTCGAGATCGACGCCGTCGTCGTCCCCGACCCCGTCAGCGGCCGCCCGCACTTCGTGGAGCGCTGA
- a CDS encoding MFS transporter, with the protein MSAPSVSAWDVPAYRTYLAVRALAMAGGALTLVALPVLVYRLTGSATLTALMAAAETLPYLLLGLPAGALVDRWHRRRVLVGTSLGVALLLAALPVADALGVLTYPQLLATGLLVGALFVFADAASFGVVPQMVGRERVASATSLLVTVGTAISVAGPVVAGVLVATLPASLVIGLDATAHLVAALVLARLRWEGSETRPGAAAGGGERRTRLGADILEGLRFVLGQPVVRALTLLGIGCSLAGGAVAGLVVVIGVERLGLGAEDAAVGWLFAAGALGTFVASLALPRLQQRVGVGLITTCGFAVAAVAVGALSATTSLVLALVLLACFHLASTTLIVNGIVVRQVVTPDALQGRVNTTARMIAWGGSPLGAAAAGVVAGTAGVEWALRLAAGALLVSLAGALVWGVVRYPRLSALEPVPESEVVRGG; encoded by the coding sequence GTGAGTGCGCCCTCGGTGAGCGCCTGGGACGTCCCGGCGTACCGGACCTACCTCGCCGTCCGCGCCCTCGCCATGGCGGGCGGCGCGCTGACGCTCGTCGCCCTGCCGGTGCTCGTCTACCGCCTCACCGGCAGCGCGACCCTCACCGCGCTGATGGCGGCCGCGGAGACGCTGCCCTACCTGCTGCTCGGCCTGCCGGCCGGGGCGCTCGTCGACCGGTGGCACCGGCGGCGGGTGCTCGTGGGTACGTCGCTGGGCGTCGCCCTCCTGCTCGCCGCCCTCCCCGTGGCGGACGCCCTGGGCGTGCTGACCTACCCCCAGCTGCTCGCGACCGGGCTGCTCGTGGGGGCGCTCTTCGTGTTCGCCGACGCCGCGTCCTTCGGGGTGGTGCCGCAGATGGTCGGGCGGGAGCGGGTCGCGTCGGCCACGTCGCTGCTCGTCACCGTCGGCACGGCCATCAGCGTGGCCGGGCCCGTCGTCGCCGGCGTGCTCGTCGCCACCCTGCCCGCGTCGCTCGTCATCGGCCTCGACGCGACGGCCCACCTCGTCGCCGCGCTCGTGCTCGCGCGGCTCCGCTGGGAGGGGAGCGAGACGCGACCGGGCGCGGCCGCGGGAGGTGGGGAGCGCCGTACGCGCCTCGGCGCCGACATCCTCGAGGGCCTGCGGTTCGTGCTCGGGCAGCCCGTGGTGCGCGCGCTGACGCTGCTCGGGATCGGGTGCAGCCTCGCCGGCGGCGCGGTGGCGGGCCTCGTCGTCGTGATCGGGGTCGAGCGGCTCGGGCTGGGGGCGGAGGACGCGGCCGTCGGGTGGCTGTTCGCGGCGGGGGCGCTGGGCACGTTCGTCGCCAGCCTCGCGCTGCCGCGGCTGCAGCAGCGGGTCGGCGTCGGCCTCATCACGACGTGCGGGTTCGCGGTCGCGGCCGTCGCGGTGGGTGCCCTGTCGGCGACGACGTCGCTCGTGCTCGCCCTCGTGCTCCTCGCCTGCTTCCACCTGGCGTCGACGACGCTCATCGTCAACGGCATCGTCGTGCGCCAGGTCGTCACCCCCGACGCGCTCCAGGGGCGCGTCAACACCACCGCCCGCATGATCGCGTGGGGCGGCAGCCCGCTGGGGGCGGCGGCGGCGGGCGTGGTGGCCGGTACGGCGGGCGTCGAGTGGGCGCTCCGCCTCGCCGCGGGCGCGCTGCTCGTCAGCCTCGCCGGGGCGCTGGTGTGGGGGGTGGTGCGCTACCCGCGGCTGTCGGCGCTCGAGCCGGTGCCCGAGTCGGAGGTGGTCCGCGGGGGGTGA
- the menB gene encoding 1,4-dihydroxy-2-naphthoyl-CoA synthase produces MSDDTTWTTAGDYEDIIFSTTDDGIAKISINRPEVHNAFRPQTLIDISHALDVAREDERIGVIILTGEGGKAFCSGGDQRVRGDSGYKTHEGATGRFHVTDLHVQMRRCPKPIVASVAGWAIGGGHVLHLVADLTIAADNARFGQVGPKVGSFDGGYGASILADLVGPKKAKEIWFLCRQYDAATALEMGLVNTVVPLADLEAETLKWCREMLELSPWALRLSKLSFNAHEDGYAGIQQLAHDANLLFYGQPEAQEGREAFKAKRKPDFTQFPRRA; encoded by the coding sequence ATGAGCGACGACACGACCTGGACCACCGCGGGCGACTACGAGGACATCATCTTCTCCACGACCGACGACGGGATCGCCAAGATCTCGATCAACCGTCCCGAGGTGCACAACGCGTTCCGCCCCCAGACGCTCATCGACATCTCGCACGCGCTCGACGTCGCGCGCGAGGACGAGCGCATCGGCGTCATCATCCTCACCGGCGAGGGCGGCAAGGCGTTCTGCTCCGGCGGCGACCAGCGCGTGCGCGGCGACTCGGGCTACAAGACCCACGAGGGCGCCACCGGCCGCTTCCACGTCACCGACCTGCACGTGCAGATGCGCCGCTGCCCGAAGCCGATCGTGGCCTCGGTCGCCGGCTGGGCGATCGGCGGCGGCCACGTGCTCCACCTCGTCGCCGACCTCACCATCGCCGCCGACAACGCCCGCTTCGGCCAGGTCGGCCCGAAGGTCGGCTCGTTCGACGGCGGCTACGGCGCCAGCATCCTCGCGGACCTCGTCGGCCCGAAGAAGGCGAAGGAGATCTGGTTCCTCTGCCGCCAGTACGACGCGGCCACCGCCCTCGAGATGGGCCTCGTCAACACCGTCGTACCCCTCGCCGACCTCGAGGCCGAGACCCTCAAGTGGTGCCGCGAGATGCTCGAGCTCTCGCCCTGGGCGCTGCGCCTCTCGAAGCTGTCGTTCAACGCCCACGAGGACGGCTACGCCGGCATCCAGCAGCTGGCCCACGACGCCAACCTGCTCTTCTACGGCCAGCCCGAGGCGCAGGAGGGCCGCGAGGCGTTCAAGGCGAAGCGGAAGCCCGACTTCACGCAGTTCCCGCGTCGGGCCTGA